A genome region from Dolichospermum compactum NIES-806 includes the following:
- the yidD gene encoding membrane protein insertion efficiency factor YidD, protein MQIFSNFLRNSLVTVINLYQRYLSPYKGYCCAHRVLHNGESCSEYVKGVFLEQDLKKAINLSQQRFTDCGIAAETLTGQKQQANLQRRTSHLLNRRGFIYLIIPAFFTFGLATPALASKGKAYSQCFKTATKASIRQDQKDGKCGNEPEIYYGLCCLGIIGLGVANEGK, encoded by the coding sequence ATGCAGATTTTTAGTAATTTTCTCCGCAATTCTCTAGTTACTGTTATTAATTTATATCAACGATATCTTTCACCTTATAAGGGGTATTGTTGCGCTCATCGGGTTTTACATAATGGTGAATCTTGTTCAGAATATGTGAAGGGTGTTTTTTTAGAACAGGATTTAAAAAAAGCTATTAATCTCTCTCAACAACGCTTTACCGATTGTGGAATAGCTGCGGAAACATTAACTGGACAAAAGCAACAAGCAAATTTACAACGGAGAACTTCACATTTACTAAATCGAAGGGGATTTATTTACTTAATTATTCCGGCTTTTTTCACTTTTGGTTTAGCAACGCCAGCGTTAGCAAGTAAAGGAAAAGCCTATTCCCAATGTTTTAAAACAGCAACAAAAGCATCTATTAGACAAGACCAAAAAGACGGTAAATGTGGGAATGAGCCAGAGATTTATTATGGTTTATGTTGTTTGGGTATAATTGGTTTAGGTGTCGCAAATGAAGGCAAATAG
- the csx18 gene encoding CRISPR-associated protein Csx18 yields MYISNRAALVRNLAVAFLNGTITLIILLIAPLGLAAVIINTILVTIATFTNATAGDSVVRFLQPSQIKTMIAEIMYQQSQITKN; encoded by the coding sequence ATGTATATTTCTAATCGTGCTGCCTTAGTGCGGAACTTAGCCGTTGCATTCCTCAATGGGACAATCACACTAATTATTTTACTAATAGCACCTTTAGGACTGGCAGCAGTAATTATCAATACTATTTTAGTTACTATCGCCACCTTTACAAATGCTACAGCCGGAGATAGTGTTGTGCGTTTTTTACAACCATCTCAAATCAAAACAATGATAGCAGAAATCATGTACCAACAGTCACAAATCACAAAAAATTGA
- the cas1 gene encoding CRISPR-associated endonuclease Cas1 yields MRTLYVSRQGCYISLKAETLIVKQGEIVHGEVQLPLLEQILIFGKSQITTQAIRTCLWRDIPIAYLSRMGYCYGRLMPIERGYRRLSRYQQELTQIDKLIAARTIIQAKLKNSRTFLQRQQRRNPSQTAEITIKSLEVLAQKAGEAETIERLMGLEGAGAAQYFNAFGECLNNPDFVFLARSRRPPGNPVNAMLSFGYQILWNHLLTLIELQGLDPYYACLHQGTERHAALTSDLIEEFRAPIIDSLVLWLVNTKIMNIDNDFEYHDSGCYLNNSGRLKYIKYFLQRLEEEVQNSQGEKQPRWDLMTQQIKAFKDFVYQLSKLYKPYQIR; encoded by the coding sequence ATGCGAACACTTTATGTTTCTCGTCAAGGTTGTTATATTAGCCTCAAAGCTGAAACCTTAATAGTTAAACAAGGAGAAATAGTACATGGTGAAGTTCAATTACCACTCCTAGAACAAATATTAATCTTTGGTAAATCACAAATTACCACCCAAGCCATTCGTACTTGTCTTTGGCGAGATATTCCCATTGCCTATCTATCTCGTATGGGATACTGTTATGGAAGATTAATGCCAATTGAGCGTGGTTATCGTCGCCTATCTCGTTATCAACAAGAGTTAACACAAATTGATAAATTGATAGCAGCTAGAACAATTATTCAAGCCAAATTAAAAAATAGTCGCACCTTTTTACAACGTCAGCAACGCCGTAATCCCTCTCAAACCGCTGAAATTACCATTAAAAGTTTAGAAGTATTAGCGCAAAAAGCCGGGGAAGCAGAAACTATCGAGCGTTTAATGGGTTTAGAAGGTGCCGGTGCTGCACAATATTTTAACGCTTTTGGGGAATGTTTAAATAATCCTGATTTTGTCTTTTTAGCTCGCAGTCGTCGTCCCCCAGGAAACCCCGTGAATGCCATGCTCAGTTTTGGTTATCAAATTTTATGGAATCATCTACTAACACTAATTGAACTCCAAGGATTAGACCCCTATTATGCTTGTTTACATCAAGGAACAGAACGCCATGCAGCATTAACTTCTGATTTAATTGAAGAGTTTCGCGCCCCAATCATTGATTCTTTGGTACTGTGGTTAGTCAATACCAAAATAATGAACATTGACAATGATTTTGAATATCATGATAGCGGTTGCTACTTAAATAATTCAGGCAGACTTAAATATATCAAATATTTCTTACAACGCCTAGAAGAAGAAGTCCAAAATTCTCAAGGAGAGAAACAACCACGTTGGGATTTAATGACACAGCAAATTAAAGCTTTTAAAGATTTTGTTTACCAGCTAAGTAAACTATATAAACCTTATCAAATCCGTTAA
- a CDS encoding TubC N-terminal docking domain-related protein — MNAAEILAKLTQQGVLFWSENSKLNIRSPKGVITPEIQIEIAKYKEDILALIQEMNVTNNHAHEPLIQGISLQTIGKLIGGFSGESPTGYQPPIINPQFMAENLKVTFRPLPDYYHNQVIVRFRQQLIFYLQKHGVKVIPWKEATTELKHTIKIPLSNWHKSLKMESVRADIDAVIDVERPNSWLRKLGILVAETWYKLSYTWLKEKQKMSVVQIAKLSSWAEDHAAKYVEDPTNTQVIIMTDIDDEFVSPLTPYPEKIRIGINTLVKTFSEIVIGVSHEKFSILNMNLSDSNFAPNEIENFALKSLIPKVFVPITPLLISRFEIGEYNPHLSNYAGKLIKLGQDLASTGLFPAGFKLDEVVKRKSHRDIVNVIVNGRTGVSYGFVAYAEPPHYVGKPEITIDEWENLLPVVGFSSYELRQNEQGRRYIKLTINAENRFKQIPDIWLVSSRSGANKTDLSIDADILRIGLQDKLHLQLPLGSNSKKADIKPSYDIYVMLAISLAAALYTPELIANGAPIVHFHGYPDFDWFQDNEYCVGMNNPSVPCGTYESGVFNFLGIADLGEQIISDVNLISLVEPDHGTNFIANDLEYLVNRLKAGCVTGQIELGGKNFPSLKHR; from the coding sequence ATGAACGCAGCGGAAATTTTAGCAAAACTCACTCAACAAGGTGTATTATTTTGGTCAGAAAATAGCAAACTGAATATTCGTTCTCCCAAGGGTGTAATTACTCCAGAAATACAAATAGAAATAGCTAAATATAAAGAAGATATTTTAGCATTAATTCAGGAAATGAATGTTACTAATAACCATGCCCATGAACCTTTAATACAAGGTATTAGTTTGCAAACTATTGGTAAATTAATTGGTGGTTTTTCTGGAGAATCACCTACAGGATATCAACCTCCAATTATTAATCCTCAGTTCATGGCTGAAAACCTAAAAGTTACTTTTAGACCTTTACCCGATTATTATCATAATCAAGTTATTGTCAGATTTCGCCAACAATTAATATTTTATCTCCAAAAGCATGGGGTGAAGGTAATTCCCTGGAAAGAAGCAACAACGGAATTGAAACATACCATTAAAATTCCCCTTAGTAACTGGCATAAATCTTTAAAAATGGAGAGTGTCAGAGCGGATATTGATGCTGTAATAGATGTAGAAAGACCAAATTCATGGTTAAGAAAATTAGGAATACTTGTCGCTGAAACTTGGTATAAGTTATCTTATACATGGCTGAAAGAAAAACAAAAAATGTCCGTTGTACAAATTGCTAAGTTAAGTAGTTGGGCTGAAGATCATGCTGCCAAATATGTTGAAGACCCGACAAATACACAAGTAATAATTATGACTGATATAGATGATGAATTTGTTAGTCCACTTACACCCTATCCAGAAAAAATTCGCATTGGCATAAATACATTAGTGAAAACTTTTTCAGAAATTGTTATTGGTGTATCTCATGAAAAATTTTCGATTCTCAATATGAATCTTTCTGATTCTAATTTTGCCCCTAATGAAATCGAGAACTTTGCTTTAAAATCACTTATTCCTAAAGTATTTGTGCCGATTACTCCATTATTAATTAGTCGTTTTGAAATAGGAGAATATAATCCTCATTTATCAAACTATGCTGGAAAATTAATTAAATTAGGTCAAGATCTAGCATCTACAGGTTTATTTCCGGCTGGGTTTAAATTAGATGAAGTTGTTAAAAGAAAATCCCATAGAGATATTGTTAATGTCATTGTGAATGGCAGAACAGGAGTATCTTATGGTTTTGTGGCTTATGCTGAACCTCCTCATTATGTAGGTAAGCCAGAAATCACTATTGATGAATGGGAAAATTTATTACCTGTAGTCGGATTTAGTAGTTATGAACTTCGCCAAAATGAACAAGGTAGACGTTATATTAAACTGACTATTAATGCAGAAAATAGATTTAAACAAATACCTGATATTTGGCTAGTTAGTTCTCGTTCTGGGGCAAATAAGACAGATTTAAGCATTGATGCTGATATTTTGCGGATTGGTTTACAAGATAAATTACATCTGCAATTACCATTAGGAAGTAATTCAAAGAAGGCAGATATTAAACCATCTTATGATATTTATGTGATGTTAGCTATTAGTTTAGCTGCGGCTTTATATACACCAGAATTGATTGCCAATGGTGCGCCCATAGTTCACTTTCATGGTTATCCTGATTTTGATTGGTTTCAAGACAATGAATATTGTGTGGGGATGAATAATCCTTCTGTACCTTGTGGAACTTATGAATCAGGGGTTTTCAATTTTTTAGGAATTGCTGATTTAGGTGAGCAAATAATCAGTGATGTCAATTTAATTAGCTTAGTAGAACCAGATCATGGGACAAATTTTATTGCTAATGATTTGGAGTATTTAGTAAATAGGTTAAAGGCTGGGTGTGTGACTGGACAAATTGAATTAGGTGGGAAAAATTTCCCTTCTCTGAAACATCGGTAA
- a CDS encoding acyl carrier protein — protein MNNNLSNSLSENQDNATKIQAWLVSEISSLLGVNPEEINIREPLDSYGLDSAQTIVIASKAEKFLGFKLSLIHLWYYPTIEELSLRLSEELENSQSEIIQI, from the coding sequence ATGAATAATAATCTCTCTAATTCTCTCTCAGAAAACCAAGATAACGCTACTAAAATACAAGCTTGGTTAGTTTCAGAAATTTCCTCTTTACTGGGAGTTAATCCAGAAGAAATAAATATTCGTGAACCTTTAGATAGTTACGGTTTAGACTCAGCACAAACCATAGTTATCGCTAGTAAAGCCGAAAAGTTTTTGGGATTCAAATTATCACTTATCCACCTTTGGTATTATCCCACCATTGAAGAACTTTCTCTCAGATTATCTGAAGAATTAGAAAATTCTCAGTCGGAAATTATCCAGATATAA
- a CDS encoding phthiocerol/phthiodiolone dimycocerosyl transferase family protein — translation MAINRKLGQLEETMEILNQRAKTWNVVTISRIRGNIQETVLRQSLDIIQYRHPALNSHIINSRNSYYYQSKGTGKLPLQVVNIRESQEWEAIVNAEMNQVIDSSKYLLRVVLVKILNQQNINYLITTTHHAITDGLSSVQLHSEILTYCQKITEGKSLPIVTTLEPLPPIEKLLPTWTNSFKSKLGRVALLLNIALQKYWNQPKALRVEKYVPIPQRRCEIIHRQLSEESTRQFIQQCRQENTTVQSALCAALMLTVSKQLTKNHEDNIRVSCLSYLDLRRRLQPEISTENMTVLAASLMKFYRITNNTSFWELARKVKHNLNQKIHKGEIFQMIFLAKHLINFSLLFPNQVSPTVSVSNVGKVNIPHSYGELELEEISFVGSHALYAGMFIVHAATFQEKMTLNFVFSQPSLNHQTMERLVDNCIDYIMKVSSHYLIPGGT, via the coding sequence ATGGCTATAAATAGAAAGTTAGGACAGCTAGAAGAAACAATGGAAATCCTGAATCAACGGGCTAAAACATGGAATGTAGTTACTATTAGCCGGATTCGAGGAAATATTCAAGAAACAGTTCTCAGACAGTCTTTAGATATTATTCAATATCGTCATCCTGCGCTTAATTCTCATATTATTAACTCTAGAAATTCTTACTATTATCAGTCTAAAGGTACAGGTAAACTTCCTTTACAAGTTGTTAATATTAGAGAAAGTCAGGAATGGGAAGCGATTGTTAATGCAGAAATGAATCAGGTAATTGATAGTAGTAAATACCTGCTGCGAGTCGTACTTGTCAAGATATTAAATCAGCAAAATATTAATTATCTGATTACAACAACACATCATGCTATTACCGACGGTTTATCAAGTGTCCAACTTCACTCAGAAATTTTAACCTACTGTCAAAAGATTACGGAAGGTAAATCTCTTCCCATAGTTACTACTTTAGAACCACTTCCACCCATTGAAAAACTATTACCCACATGGACAAATAGTTTCAAAAGCAAACTAGGTAGAGTTGCTTTATTATTAAATATCGCACTTCAAAAATATTGGAATCAACCAAAAGCATTAAGAGTAGAAAAATATGTTCCTATTCCTCAACGTCGTTGCGAAATCATTCATAGACAACTTAGCGAAGAATCAACACGGCAGTTTATTCAGCAATGCAGACAAGAAAATACTACAGTGCAAAGTGCTTTATGTGCGGCACTAATGTTAACAGTCTCCAAACAACTGACTAAAAACCATGAAGATAATATTCGAGTTAGTTGTTTATCATATCTTGATTTAAGAAGACGGTTACAACCAGAAATTAGTACAGAAAATATGACGGTTTTAGCAGCGTCTTTGATGAAATTTTATAGAATTACCAATAATACATCTTTTTGGGAATTAGCGCGAAAAGTCAAACATAATCTCAATCAAAAAATTCACAAAGGAGAAATTTTTCAAATGATATTTCTCGCTAAACATTTGATAAATTTTTCTTTACTATTCCCTAATCAAGTATCTCCTACAGTATCAGTTTCTAATGTTGGCAAAGTTAATATTCCCCATAGTTATGGAGAATTAGAACTAGAAGAAATCAGTTTTGTTGGTTCTCATGCTTTATATGCAGGGATGTTTATTGTTCACGCTGCTACTTTTCAGGAAAAAATGACTCTAAATTTTGTGTTTTCTCAACCTTCACTGAATCACCAAACTATGGAAAGACTTGTTGATAATTGCATTGATTACATCATGAAAGTCTCATCTCATTATTTAATACCGGGAGGTACATAA
- a CDS encoding PfaD family polyunsaturated fatty acid/polyketide biosynthesis protein: protein MLKQHQQLKFSPSMNNNYQGWQGDLNSVYFDKENIKNTLMNLNSPCYILNKEGQIGISNQGSLSYSANGKTQKLEMLLTVPAIGFHQLGDPAFLEFYSVKYAYMTGAMAQGIASEEMVITLGKANILSSFGAGGLSPTRIEAAIHKIKQALHNKSYAFNLLHSPSEPAIERRLIDLYLQHQVRIIEASAFLDLSDNIVYYRAAGLSLNSANEIEIKNKIIAKVSRREVATKFLQPAPTKILTQLVEQGLISELQANLAAKIPMADDITVEADSGGHTDNRPLVCLLPSILELRDEIQRKYDYEKPVRIGVAGGISTPQSALAALMMGAAYIVTGSINQSCVEAGTSEYTKKLLAEAEMTDVMMAPAADMFEMGVKLQVLKRGTLFPLRAQKLWELYRNYNSFAEVPPDEIEKLEKQILRKTIAEIWQETSTYLSQRNPEKLSKAANNPQLKMALIFRWYLGLSSRWSNTGEKGREIDYQIWCGPAMGSFNNWVRGSYLADINNRRVVDVADQIMTGAAYLYRIQNLKIQGLQMPEEYSQYHPQSRLG, encoded by the coding sequence ATGTTAAAACAACATCAACAACTCAAATTTTCCCCTTCAATGAATAACAATTATCAAGGATGGCAAGGCGATTTAAATAGTGTGTATTTTGATAAAGAAAATATTAAAAACACACTGATGAATTTAAATTCTCCTTGTTATATTCTGAATAAAGAAGGACAAATTGGTATTAGCAATCAAGGCAGTCTATCATATAGTGCTAACGGTAAAACTCAAAAACTAGAAATGCTTTTAACTGTTCCTGCAATCGGATTTCATCAATTAGGTGATCCAGCTTTTCTAGAGTTTTACAGTGTCAAATATGCCTATATGACTGGAGCAATGGCTCAAGGTATTGCATCTGAAGAAATGGTAATTACCTTGGGAAAAGCCAACATTTTAAGCTCCTTTGGTGCAGGAGGTTTATCTCCTACCCGGATAGAAGCAGCAATTCATAAAATTAAACAAGCTTTGCATAACAAATCCTATGCGTTTAACTTGCTTCATAGCCCTAGTGAACCTGCTATTGAACGGCGTTTAATTGATTTGTATTTACAGCATCAAGTCAGAATAATTGAAGCCTCTGCATTTTTAGATTTAAGTGATAATATCGTCTACTATCGGGCGGCTGGATTAAGTTTAAATTCAGCCAATGAAATCGAAATCAAAAACAAAATTATTGCTAAAGTTTCTCGTCGGGAAGTTGCTACTAAATTCCTCCAACCTGCACCCACAAAAATTTTAACTCAATTAGTTGAACAAGGATTAATTAGCGAATTGCAAGCTAATCTTGCCGCAAAGATTCCTATGGCTGATGATATTACTGTAGAAGCAGATTCGGGAGGACATACAGATAATCGTCCACTGGTTTGTTTATTACCTTCTATTTTAGAATTAAGGGACGAAATTCAACGCAAATATGATTATGAAAAACCAGTAAGAATTGGTGTGGCTGGCGGAATTTCTACACCGCAATCAGCACTAGCAGCCTTAATGATGGGTGCAGCTTATATTGTCACTGGTTCTATTAATCAATCTTGCGTTGAAGCTGGGACTTCTGAATATACAAAAAAGTTACTAGCTGAAGCAGAAATGACTGATGTAATGATGGCACCGGCAGCAGATATGTTTGAAATGGGAGTCAAATTACAAGTTCTTAAACGAGGAACTCTTTTCCCCCTTCGCGCTCAAAAATTATGGGAACTATACAGAAACTATAATTCATTTGCAGAAGTTCCCCCAGATGAAATAGAAAAGTTAGAAAAACAAATTCTGCGAAAAACAATTGCCGAAATTTGGCAAGAAACATCTACTTATTTATCTCAACGTAACCCAGAAAAATTAAGCAAAGCAGCTAATAATCCTCAACTAAAAATGGCGTTAATATTTCGCTGGTATTTAGGACTATCTTCCCGGTGGTCTAATACTGGAGAAAAAGGTCGAGAAATTGATTATCAAATTTGGTGTGGACCAGCAATGGGAAGTTTTAATAATTGGGTGCGTGGTTCTTATTTAGCAGATATTAATAATCGCCGAGTAGTTGATGTGGCAGATCAAATCATGACAGGTGCAGCGTATTTATATCGTATTCAAAACTTGAAAATTCAAGGCTTACAAATGCCAGAAGAATACAGTCAATATCATCCACAAAGTAGGTTGGGTTGA
- a CDS encoding PfaB family protein, whose product MKSIVQNQKLAIVGMDCFVSNSPTLNKFERLIYESKQNLVTSEDYQQTPLSRELINSALEDAKIQPNLKIALIIISPTDNSAKLANYISAELAFFSEENSLLSALDVSQKLLTTQQVEAVLIVGIDKSYPIEINEGVYTFSYDEKAQNVIKTAGAAAVVLQLHETAKQQNHCIYAVIDGLSVVKHSPTRPETITQACQEAFQIADVKAADIGYLEVVASGIANADIVEIQGLISAYHTGGENLSCGLGSVKANIGNTQASSGIFSLIKTALCLYHRYIPGVPQWSNPKQPEIWRGSPFYVAVESKPWFLEPGATKRVAAVNMTEENNIYGHLILSEEISQVERSSQYLAEMPYCLFPIAADDRSSLLTQIIALQQSLTNGYSISQLANDYFQKYQQYKQSTYALAILSRHPEELKREVERAIQGVKIAFATGKDWQTPLGSYFTVNPQGKKGHVSFVYPGSFTSYIGLGRNIFRLFPQLHNDVVIKSVYNRVANIEKILYPRSINKLLRRQLESIEQTLIDDPVSMLESEVGIAGLMTAILKNYFQIQSPYSFGYSLGETSMMLAQGVWTSFKSTSDYLNSSPLFKTRLSGPKNAVRQHWGLPLIHEGKSEEFWSNYILICSYSLVQEVLKNENRVYVVLINTPEEVIIAGETKACKRVIQTLKCDAFPTSINHVIHCEPMHSEYDELVKVNTLPIQTNSKTIFYSAAEYAPIKIDSNLIGKNIAKALCHQLDFPRLVNRAYNDNIRIFIEVGVGSNCSRWISEILKDKEHLAVSLNRRGVDDHTSIIKALAKLFSHRVELDLSPLYSLPNLKFAEHTSLSNYEYKMKSIPNYQSLNKNNARMAKAHSFLLQSRQRSLQQLSLFLQQQLDLYKKMVIQTRKEK is encoded by the coding sequence ATGAAATCAATTGTACAAAATCAAAAGTTAGCAATTGTCGGTATGGATTGTTTTGTTAGTAATTCACCAACATTAAATAAATTTGAACGTCTGATTTATGAAAGCAAGCAAAATTTAGTTACATCTGAAGATTATCAGCAAACTCCATTAAGTCGAGAATTGATCAATTCTGCGCTGGAAGATGCTAAAATTCAACCAAATTTAAAAATAGCTTTAATCATCATCTCTCCCACAGACAATTCCGCCAAGTTAGCTAATTATATTTCTGCTGAATTAGCATTTTTTTCCGAAGAAAATTCGCTTTTATCAGCTTTGGATGTCAGTCAAAAATTATTAACTACCCAGCAAGTTGAAGCTGTTTTAATTGTCGGAATAGACAAGAGTTATCCGATAGAAATTAATGAAGGTGTATATACTTTCAGTTATGACGAAAAAGCTCAAAATGTAATTAAAACAGCGGGTGCAGCCGCAGTAGTATTACAACTGCATGAAACAGCCAAGCAACAAAATCATTGCATCTATGCAGTCATTGATGGTTTGAGTGTGGTGAAACATTCTCCCACTCGCCCAGAAACTATTACCCAAGCCTGTCAGGAGGCGTTTCAAATAGCAGATGTTAAAGCCGCAGATATTGGTTATTTAGAAGTTGTTGCTAGTGGGATCGCCAACGCAGATATAGTGGAAATTCAAGGTTTAATATCAGCCTATCATACAGGGGGAGAAAATCTGAGTTGTGGACTGGGTAGCGTTAAAGCAAATATTGGTAACACACAAGCCTCATCTGGCATATTTAGCCTCATCAAAACCGCACTTTGTCTATATCATCGTTATATTCCCGGTGTTCCCCAATGGTCTAATCCTAAACAGCCAGAAATTTGGCGTGGAAGTCCCTTTTATGTAGCAGTAGAATCAAAACCTTGGTTTTTAGAACCTGGTGCGACTAAAAGAGTGGCTGCGGTAAATATGACGGAAGAAAATAATATTTATGGACATTTAATTTTGTCCGAAGAAATCAGCCAAGTAGAACGCAGTAGTCAATATTTAGCAGAAATGCCTTATTGTTTATTTCCTATTGCGGCTGATGATCGTTCTTCTTTATTAACACAAATTATCGCACTTCAACAAAGTCTCACAAATGGTTATTCCATATCTCAACTTGCTAATGATTATTTTCAAAAATATCAGCAATATAAACAATCAACTTACGCTTTAGCAATTCTCTCACGACATCCAGAAGAATTAAAAAGAGAAGTTGAAAGAGCAATTCAGGGAGTGAAAATTGCTTTTGCTACTGGTAAAGACTGGCAAACTCCTCTTGGTAGTTATTTTACGGTTAATCCCCAAGGAAAAAAAGGTCATGTTTCCTTTGTTTATCCTGGTTCTTTTACTTCTTATATAGGACTAGGAAGAAATATTTTTCGTCTTTTTCCTCAACTACATAATGATGTTGTCATCAAAAGTGTTTATAATCGAGTCGCCAATATTGAAAAAATTCTCTATCCTCGTAGTATCAATAAGTTATTAAGAAGACAACTAGAAAGCATAGAACAAACATTAATAGATGATCCCGTCTCTATGCTGGAATCAGAAGTTGGTATCGCCGGATTAATGACAGCAATTCTGAAAAACTATTTCCAGATTCAATCACCATATAGTTTTGGCTATAGTCTTGGTGAAACCAGTATGATGTTAGCACAAGGTGTCTGGACTAGCTTTAAAAGTACGAGTGATTATTTGAACTCATCTCCTTTATTTAAAACTCGGCTATCTGGTCCTAAAAATGCAGTTCGTCAGCATTGGGGATTACCCTTAATTCATGAAGGTAAAAGTGAAGAATTTTGGAGTAACTACATTTTGATATGTTCCTATTCCTTAGTACAAGAAGTTCTAAAAAATGAGAATCGGGTTTATGTTGTTTTAATTAATACGCCTGAAGAAGTCATTATTGCTGGTGAAACTAAAGCTTGCAAAAGAGTTATTCAAACCTTAAAATGTGACGCTTTTCCCACATCAATTAATCATGTAATTCATTGTGAACCAATGCACTCTGAATATGATGAATTAGTAAAGGTCAATACCTTACCTATCCAAACCAATTCCAAAACAATTTTCTATTCTGCGGCAGAATACGCACCTATCAAAATTGATAGTAATTTAATAGGCAAAAATATTGCTAAAGCCCTTTGTCACCAACTTGATTTTCCTCGCTTAGTTAATCGTGCCTACAATGATAATATCAGAATCTTTATTGAAGTTGGTGTTGGTAGTAACTGTAGTCGTTGGATTAGCGAAATTCTCAAAGACAAAGAACATCTAGCTGTATCTCTAAATAGAAGAGGTGTAGATGATCATACCTCCATTATCAAAGCCTTAGCTAAACTCTTTAGTCATCGAGTTGAATTAGATTTATCACCTTTATATTCTTTGCCTAATCTCAAATTTGCAGAACATACTTCTTTGTCTAATTATGAATACAAAATGAAATCTATCCCTAATTATCAAAGTTTAAATAAAAATAATGCCCGTATGGCTAAAGCACACAGCTTTTTATTACAGTCCCGGCAAAGATCACTGCAACAACTTAGTCTCTTTCTTCAGCAGCAATTAGACTTGTACAAGAAAATGGTGATCCAAACCAGAAAAGAAAAGTAG